A single genomic interval of Oxyura jamaicensis isolate SHBP4307 breed ruddy duck chromosome 26, BPBGC_Ojam_1.0, whole genome shotgun sequence harbors:
- the OLFML3 gene encoding olfactomedin-like protein 3: MGPWRCCLLLLPLLAAAPRAQQQQFMEYVERRLALLEERISQWHDQSSRYSTELRDFKNQVLGMLETAEKEREALRSEAEGAAVRVDRLEREVDYLETQNPAPPCVEVDETLMEKQVATAKQRKNEKYTKLTDCSDTIASVRAMKILKRFGSTSGLWTKDAAGNSEKIYVFDGTANDTVYVFPRMREFTLFSATRKAARIKLPYPWVGTGHLVYDGHLYYIRQQGPFQVIKFNLANKTVVDSSVFPAEEQIPVFGLSPFTYIEMAADEEGLWAIYATKENEKNICLAKLDPTSLDIEQMWDTPCPRENAEGAFVVCGALHVAYNTRLPSRSRVQCVFDVSGTLAPEDASLVYFPKRYGSHSSMKYSPRERQIYAWDDGYQIIYRMEMKKKLEV, translated from the exons ATGGGGCCCTggcgctgctgcctgctgctgctgccgctcctcgccgcggccccgcgcgcccagcagcagcagttcatgGAGTACGTGGAGCGGCGCCTCGCCCTGCTCGAG GAGCGGATCTCGCAGTGGCACGATCAGAGCAGCCGCTATTCCACGGAGCTCCGAGACTTCAAGAACCAGGTGCTGGGGATGCTGGAGACTGCCGAGAAGGAGCGGGAGGCGCTGCGGTCGGAGGCGGAGGGCGCGGCGGTGCGCGTGGACCGCCTGGAGCGCGAGGTGGACTACCTGGAGACGCAGAACCCCGCGCCGCCATGTGTGGAGGTGGACGAAACGCTGATGGAGAAGCAGGTGGCCACAGCTAAGCAGAGGAAGAACGAGAAGTACACGAAGCTGACTG ATTGCAGTGACACCATTGCGAGCGTCAGAGCCATGAAGATCCTGAAGCGTTTTGGCAGCACCTCAGGTCTCTGGACCAAGGATGCTGCAGGGAACTCTGAGAAGATCTACGTCTTCGACGGCACTGCCAATGACACAGTGTATGTCTTCCCCCGCATGCGGGAATTCACCCTTTTCTCTGCCACCCGCAAGGCTGCCCGCATCAAGCTGCCCTACCCCTGGGTGGGCACCGGGCATCTTGTCTATGACGGGCACCTCTACTACATCCGTCAGCAGGGCCCCTTCCAGGTGATCAAGTTCAACTTGGCCAACAAGACGGTGGTGGACAGCTCGGTGTTCCCGGCTGAGGAGCAGATACCTGTCTTCGGGCTCTCCCCTTTCACTTACATTGAGATGGCAGCAGATGAGGAGGGGCTCTGGGCCATCTACGCCACGAAGGAGAATGAGAAGAACATATGCCTGGCAAAGCTGGACCCCACCTCGCTGGACATCGAGCAGATGTGGGACACACCATGCCCACGGGAGAATGCTGAGGGTGCCTTCGTGGTGTGTGGGGCGTTGCATGTGGCCTACAACACCCGCCTGCCCAGCCGCTCCCGCGTGCAGTGTGTCTTTGATGTCAGTGGGACGCTGGCCCCTGAGGATGCCTCCCTCGTCTACTTCCCCAAGCGCTACGGCTCCCACTCCAGCATGAAGTACAGCCCCCGTGAGAGGCAGATCTATGCTTGGGATGACGGCTACCAGATCATCTACCGCATGGAGATGAAGAAGAAGCTGGAGGTCTGA